A single region of the Thermoanaerobacterium aotearoense genome encodes:
- the cbiT gene encoding precorrin-6Y C5,15-methyltransferase (decarboxylating) subunit CbiT, which produces MWQYMTSGIPDEYFVRGNIPMTKEEIRVLSISKLRLKEDSTIWDIGAGTGSVSVEAALAAKKGVVYSIEKEKEGIKLISENIKKFNVNNIVVVNGIAPDVLMDLPSPDRVFIGGTGDKMHHIFDIVTSKLKEKGIVVINGITLDTAYYANHYFKQKNYDVQTICVNVSVSREAGQKTMMVSQNPVYIISAKRE; this is translated from the coding sequence ATGTGGCAATACATGACATCAGGCATTCCTGATGAATATTTTGTAAGAGGAAATATTCCTATGACAAAGGAAGAAATAAGAGTTTTATCAATATCAAAGCTTAGGCTAAAAGAAGACAGTACAATATGGGATATAGGAGCTGGTACAGGTTCTGTGTCTGTTGAAGCTGCATTGGCAGCGAAAAAAGGTGTTGTTTATTCTATTGAAAAAGAAAAAGAAGGAATAAAACTTATAAGCGAAAACATTAAAAAATTTAATGTAAATAACATTGTTGTGGTGAATGGCATAGCTCCTGATGTTCTTATGGATTTACCATCACCTGACAGGGTATTCATTGGAGGTACAGGTGATAAAATGCACCATATATTTGACATTGTTACAAGCAAATTAAAAGAGAAAGGGATAGTAGTGATAAACGGGATCACGCTTGATACCGCTTATTATGCCAATCATTATTTCAAACAAAAAAATTATGATGTTCAAACAATATGCGTAAATGTTTCTGTGTCAAGAGAGGCTGGACAAAAAACGATGATGGTTTCGCAAAATCCTGTGTACATAATATCAGCGAAAAGAGAGTGA
- the cobK gene encoding precorrin-6A reductase, with amino-acid sequence MILVLSGTKDGKEIAERLKLSGFEVIASTVTDYGASLFDKGIKVFSGVLDEVGMIDFINKNKINIVVDATHPFAKEVSINAINASLRASIKYIRYERQSADFRNAILAADFDEAVEKCKEFDNIFLTIGSKNLEKFRPLWEDGKKVTARVLPSSDVLIKCEGLGLTPKDIIAMEGPFSTELNYIMFKERKAEVIVTKESGTTGGVAEKLEAASRLGICTILIKRPIINYPTIVNDFDSLMKEIIDNT; translated from the coding sequence ATGATATTGGTATTATCAGGTACTAAAGATGGGAAAGAAATAGCTGAAAGATTAAAACTTAGTGGCTTTGAGGTTATAGCAAGTACTGTTACTGATTATGGAGCAAGTTTATTTGACAAAGGAATTAAAGTGTTCAGTGGTGTCCTTGACGAAGTTGGTATGATTGATTTTATCAACAAAAATAAAATAAATATCGTAGTTGATGCAACACATCCCTTTGCAAAGGAAGTAAGTATCAATGCAATAAATGCGAGTTTAAGGGCGAGCATAAAATATATAAGATATGAGAGGCAAAGTGCTGATTTTAGAAATGCTATATTAGCAGCAGATTTTGATGAAGCGGTTGAAAAGTGCAAAGAATTTGATAATATATTTTTAACAATAGGAAGCAAGAACTTAGAAAAATTTAGACCTCTTTGGGAAGATGGGAAAAAAGTTACTGCAAGAGTATTGCCATCAAGCGATGTATTGATAAAATGCGAGGGTTTAGGGCTTACTCCAAAAGATATAATAGCTATGGAAGGTCCTTTTAGCACTGAACTGAATTATATTATGTTTAAAGAAAGAAAGGCGGAAGTTATTGTGACAAAGGAAAGTGGAACAACGGGTGGTGTTGCAGAAAAGCTTGAAGCTGCTTCAAGATTAGGAATTTGCACAATATTAATAAAAAGACCAATTATCAATTATCCAACGATAGTAAATGATTTTGACAGCCTGATGAAAGAGATAATTGATAATACTTAA
- the cbiD gene encoding cobalt-precorrin-5B (C(1))-methyltransferase CbiD, producing the protein MENFTYKRGKKLKYGYTTGSCAAAASKASTYMLFKKEKIDAIEIDTPKGWRLKLEVLDITSGDGWVRCGIMKDGGDDPDVTHGLIIYSKAEVKESEGIEVYGGEGVGVVTKPGLPVSPGKPAINPVPMSMILNEVRKVLPKGNGVKITISVPGGETVALKTFNPRLGIVGGISILGTTGIVEPMSEDAYKSSLELELSVLSAEGHKKVVFSPGNYGKEYVVKEGIDEKIVVSYGNFLGFMLEKAVEFGFTGVILAGHIGKLIKVAAGIFNTHSHVADARAEIMAAYAAHFEADRNTVDKVLNSNTTEEALDIVENSGINVHHFSNFIAERIYSKCKQYVYGKLDIEVHLISLKRGIIAKAGDKIEW; encoded by the coding sequence ATGGAGAATTTTACATATAAGAGGGGTAAAAAATTAAAATATGGATATACAACAGGTTCTTGTGCAGCCGCTGCATCTAAAGCTTCTACTTACATGCTTTTTAAAAAAGAAAAAATAGATGCTATAGAGATAGATACTCCCAAAGGATGGAGGCTTAAACTTGAGGTTTTGGATATAACATCTGGTGATGGTTGGGTAAGATGTGGCATAATGAAAGATGGTGGAGATGATCCAGATGTTACTCATGGACTTATAATTTATTCAAAGGCAGAGGTAAAAGAAAGTGAAGGCATAGAAGTATATGGGGGCGAAGGAGTTGGAGTGGTCACAAAACCAGGTCTACCTGTAAGCCCTGGCAAACCTGCTATTAATCCTGTTCCAATGTCTATGATATTGAATGAAGTTAGAAAGGTACTGCCAAAAGGAAACGGTGTGAAAATTACCATAAGTGTACCAGGAGGCGAAACTGTTGCATTAAAAACCTTCAATCCGAGGTTGGGAATCGTAGGTGGTATATCGATACTTGGTACAACAGGGATTGTGGAGCCAATGTCGGAAGATGCTTATAAATCGTCTTTGGAATTAGAGTTGTCGGTTCTTTCTGCCGAAGGGCACAAGAAAGTTGTTTTTTCTCCAGGGAATTATGGTAAAGAATATGTTGTTAAGGAAGGTATTGATGAGAAAATCGTAGTTTCATATGGGAACTTTTTAGGTTTTATGCTGGAAAAGGCTGTAGAATTCGGTTTTACAGGAGTAATTTTGGCTGGTCATATAGGAAAGCTTATAAAAGTAGCAGCAGGAATATTTAATACCCACAGTCATGTTGCAGATGCTAGAGCGGAAATAATGGCGGCGTATGCTGCACATTTTGAAGCAGATCGAAATACTGTTGATAAAGTTTTAAATTCAAACACGACTGAAGAAGCATTAGATATAGTCGAAAATTCTGGTATTAATGTGCATCATTTTAGCAACTTTATTGCAGAAAGAATATATTCTAAATGTAAACAATATGTTTATGGCAAATTAGATATAGAAGTTCATCTTATTTCATTAAAAAGAGGTATTATTGCAAAAGCGGGTGATAAGATAGAATGGTAA
- the cbiE gene encoding precorrin-6y C5,15-methyltransferase (decarboxylating) subunit CbiE, producing MVTIVGMGPGSKRFITNYALEKIRKANVLVGGKRHIEEFEDIECEKIIINASTDYSSILKKEGNIVILASGDPLLYGIAEVILKYVDKDKVEIIPGISSVQYMCAKLKITMNDLTIVSLHGRDDDLVKELKSKKKVAVFTDDKHTPQFIASSLKEQDFKDIKIYVGENLSYDMEKIYSFTVEELSNCNIKFDLNVVVITCGNT from the coding sequence ATGGTAACAATTGTGGGAATGGGTCCTGGGAGTAAAAGGTTTATTACCAATTATGCACTGGAAAAAATAAGAAAAGCGAATGTGCTGGTAGGAGGAAAAAGACATATTGAAGAATTTGAAGATATCGAATGTGAAAAGATCATTATAAATGCTTCAACTGATTATAGCAGTATTCTTAAAAAAGAAGGTAATATTGTCATCTTAGCATCTGGTGATCCTTTATTATATGGAATTGCTGAAGTGATTTTAAAATATGTTGATAAAGATAAAGTGGAGATTATACCTGGTATAAGTTCGGTACAGTATATGTGTGCAAAACTCAAAATAACCATGAATGATTTGACGATTGTTAGTCTACATGGGCGTGATGATGACTTAGTAAAAGAATTAAAATCAAAGAAGAAAGTTGCTGTTTTTACTGATGATAAGCATACACCACAATTTATTGCATCATCATTAAAAGAGCAAGATTTTAAAGATATTAAGATATATGTTGGTGAAAATCTTTCTTATGATATGGAAAAAATTTATTCTTTTACTGTAGAAGAACTTTCAAACTGTAATATAAAATTTGATTTAAATGTAGTGGTGATAACATGTGGCAATACATGA
- the cobI gene encoding precorrin-2 C(20)-methyltransferase, with protein MAKLYGIGVGIGDKNLISLKAVETLGQVDVVVAPTSKGEGSIAYEIAKPYIKSDVVFLEFPMIYTKENLKAKWDENIKKIKRFLDEGKNVAFITIGDPMIYSTYVYILNGIEGYEAETIPGISSFSAAASRLNIPIATGDEAFAVIPSGDILEISKALDMFDNVVLMKISRRFDEIVKILKEKNFKGYLVIKCGHDDEQISLNLDEYIGKKIDYMSLIIAKKER; from the coding sequence ATGGCTAAATTATACGGAATAGGTGTTGGAATAGGTGATAAAAATTTGATTTCCTTAAAAGCTGTGGAAACACTTGGACAAGTTGATGTGGTTGTGGCGCCGACAAGTAAAGGAGAAGGAAGTATTGCTTATGAAATTGCGAAACCTTATATAAAAAGTGATGTGGTGTTTTTGGAATTTCCGATGATATATACAAAAGAAAACCTTAAGGCAAAATGGGATGAAAATATAAAGAAAATCAAGAGATTTCTTGATGAAGGGAAAAATGTGGCTTTTATAACCATAGGAGATCCTATGATCTACAGTACATACGTATATATACTAAACGGGATTGAAGGATATGAAGCGGAAACTATCCCTGGAATTAGTTCATTTAGTGCGGCTGCTTCTAGATTAAATATTCCAATTGCGACGGGTGATGAAGCTTTTGCGGTTATTCCATCAGGAGATATTTTAGAAATCTCAAAAGCGCTTGATATGTTTGATAATGTGGTATTGATGAAAATTTCAAGACGATTTGATGAAATAGTGAAAATCTTAAAAGAAAAAAATTTTAAAGGATATCTTGTTATTAAATGTGGTCATGATGATGAACAAATATCCTTGAATCTTGACGAGTACATAGGGAAAAAGATAGATTATATGTCTCTGATTATTGCAAAAAAGGAGAGATAA
- the cobJ gene encoding precorrin-3B C(17)-methyltransferase, with protein sequence MGWVKIVGIGPGSIDDMTFKAYNALRDCDVVVGYVTYIRLIKELIKDKKIVSMGMRKEIERAKIAIQLALDGNNVCVISSGDAGIYGMAGPVYEVALKEKVDLQIEVIPGVSSLNAASSLLGAPLMQDFAVISLSDHLVPWQVIEKRLELASKADFLIVIFNPKSKERTENFYNAQKIIMKYKRGNVPVGIIKNASRENQKIIITTLDEMSNQEIDMQTIVIVGNESTYIRDGKMISPRGYIL encoded by the coding sequence ATGGGATGGGTAAAAATAGTTGGCATAGGACCAGGTAGTATTGATGATATGACATTTAAAGCTTATAATGCATTGAGAGATTGTGATGTTGTTGTAGGATATGTTACTTATATAAGACTTATTAAAGAATTAATTAAGGACAAAAAAATTGTTTCTATGGGTATGAGGAAAGAGATTGAAAGAGCAAAGATAGCTATTCAGCTGGCTTTGGATGGGAATAATGTTTGCGTCATATCAAGTGGCGATGCAGGTATATATGGTATGGCAGGTCCTGTTTATGAAGTTGCATTGAAAGAAAAAGTGGATTTACAAATTGAGGTTATACCTGGTGTCAGTTCTTTAAATGCCGCTTCATCATTGCTTGGTGCACCTTTGATGCAAGATTTTGCTGTAATTAGTTTATCTGACCATTTGGTACCTTGGCAAGTCATAGAAAAAAGGTTAGAATTAGCTTCTAAGGCTGATTTTTTAATCGTTATATTTAATCCTAAAAGTAAAGAAAGAACAGAAAATTTTTATAATGCACAAAAAATCATAATGAAATATAAAAGAGGAAATGTTCCTGTAGGAATAATTAAAAATGCATCTCGAGAAAACCAGAAAATAATAATTACTACACTGGATGAAATGAGTAATCAAGAGATTGATATGCAGACAATTGTTATTGTTGGCAATGAAAGCACTTATATTAGAGATGGCAAAATGATATCTCCGAGGGGATATATATTATGA
- the cbiG gene encoding cobalt-precorrin 5A hydrolase: protein MKIAIVAITKNAAIIAKKLYEVLEGDVFVKEKYRFDGSYAIEGDFINFVHNIFHKYSGIVFIMATGIVVRSIAGVINDKFTDPAVVVVDEKGKYAISLLSGHIGGANRLAINISSIIGAQPIITTATDLEGIISLDVIAKDYGLYLENVGDLKKVSAALVNRENVRFIIDDDLGIATLFDEYIKKDFDDKVDAIVYVTNRIVKNIDEKPYVILRPKNIVIGIGCKKGVSFDDLFAFINETFENTSYSLRSICLMATIDIKKDEDGIQQLAKFLDVPLLLYTKDDLRTVEDKFPISDFVFHTVGVGSVARPSAYLASNKGKEIAYLKKNGMTLAIYRKEGIVWDG, encoded by the coding sequence ATGAAAATAGCAATAGTTGCTATCACAAAGAATGCTGCCATTATTGCAAAAAAGTTATATGAAGTATTGGAAGGAGATGTGTTTGTAAAAGAAAAATATAGATTTGACGGCAGTTATGCTATTGAAGGTGATTTTATAAATTTTGTACATAATATTTTTCATAAATATAGTGGTATTGTATTTATAATGGCTACAGGAATTGTAGTTAGATCTATCGCAGGAGTTATTAATGATAAATTTACAGATCCTGCAGTTGTTGTGGTTGATGAAAAGGGAAAATACGCTATAAGTCTTTTATCTGGGCATATAGGTGGTGCAAATAGACTTGCGATCAATATATCTTCCATAATAGGTGCTCAGCCAATTATAACAACAGCTACAGATTTGGAAGGTATAATATCTTTAGATGTTATTGCAAAAGATTATGGATTATACCTCGAAAATGTTGGTGATTTGAAAAAAGTTAGTGCAGCGTTAGTAAACAGAGAAAATGTGCGTTTTATAATAGATGATGATTTAGGCATTGCAACATTATTTGATGAATATATAAAAAAAGATTTTGATGATAAAGTTGATGCTATTGTTTATGTGACTAATAGAATAGTTAAAAATATTGATGAGAAGCCATATGTCATTTTGAGACCAAAAAATATTGTAATAGGAATAGGTTGCAAAAAAGGTGTTTCTTTTGATGATTTGTTTGCTTTTATAAATGAGACTTTTGAAAATACGTCTTATAGTTTAAGAAGTATATGTTTGATGGCTACTATCGATATAAAAAAGGATGAAGATGGGATACAACAATTAGCAAAGTTTTTGGATGTACCTCTCTTGCTGTACACAAAAGATGATTTGCGAACAGTTGAGGATAAATTTCCTATATCTGATTTTGTATTTCATACTGTAGGAGTCGGAAGCGTTGCAAGACCATCTGCGTATTTGGCCAGCAACAAAGGAAAAGAGATTGCGTATCTTAAAAAGAATGGCATGACGCTTGCTATATACCGGAAAGAAGGGATTGTATGGGATGGGTAA
- the cobM gene encoding precorrin-4 C(11)-methyltransferase: MVYFIGAGPGDPELITLKGIKVLQKCDVVIYAGSLVNKDLLKYAKSGVEVYDSSTLNLDEIIDLMIKANKDKKDVARLHTGDPAIYGAIHEQIMRLERENINYEVIPGVSSFLAAASVLKKELTIPEITQTVIITRIGGRTVVPKDEEIEALSCHGATMAIFLSVQEIDKVITELKKGYNEDTPVAVVYKATWEDQMIVTGTINDISHKVKSKGINSTAIILVGEFLNSNIETFSRLYDKEFSHSYRKKDGL, from the coding sequence GTGGTTTATTTTATTGGTGCGGGACCAGGAGATCCTGAACTTATTACATTGAAAGGAATTAAGGTATTGCAAAAATGTGATGTTGTGATCTATGCTGGATCACTTGTAAACAAAGATCTGCTGAAATACGCAAAGTCAGGTGTGGAAGTTTATGATAGCTCTACATTAAACCTTGATGAAATAATTGATCTAATGATTAAGGCAAATAAAGATAAAAAAGATGTAGCACGATTGCATACAGGAGACCCTGCAATTTACGGAGCTATACATGAACAAATTATGAGGCTTGAGAGGGAAAACATAAACTACGAAGTAATTCCTGGAGTAAGTTCATTTTTGGCGGCAGCGTCAGTTTTAAAAAAAGAATTGACAATTCCTGAGATAACTCAGACAGTGATTATAACGCGTATAGGTGGAAGGACAGTAGTCCCAAAAGATGAGGAAATAGAGGCTTTGTCATGTCATGGGGCTACCATGGCAATATTTTTAAGTGTTCAGGAAATTGATAAAGTTATTACAGAATTGAAGAAAGGTTATAATGAAGATACACCTGTTGCTGTTGTATACAAAGCCACTTGGGAGGATCAGATGATTGTTACTGGCACTATTAATGACATTTCTCATAAGGTTAAATCAAAAGGCATAAATAGTACTGCTATAATACTTGTCGGAGAATTTTTAAACAGTAATATAGAAACTTTCTCAAGGCTTTATGATAAAGAATTTTCACATAGCTATAGGAAGAAAGATGGCTTATGA